The sequence AGCGGGCGATGAAGGCAGCCACTGACAACGCCGGAGAGATCGTCGAGGACCTCACCCGCGAGGCGAACCGGGCCCGGCAGGCGGCCATCACCACCGAGATCTCCGAGATCGTGGGCGGGGCAGAAGCCCTGGCCAGCTAGGAGCAACGCGTATGACCGATACCGCCACCCCGCCGCAGGACACCGACCTGGAGGACGGCCGCATCCTGACCGTCGTCGGGCCGGTCATCGACGTCGAGTTCCCGCCCGGAGCCCTACCCCCGATCTACACGGCGCTGAAGTTCGACCGCACCGTGGAAGGCGCCAAGCAGACGCTCACCGCCGAGATCGCCGGCCACATCGGCGACCGGGTGGCCCGGGCCATCGTCATGCAGCCCACCGACGGGGTCGTGCGCGGCACCAAGGTGAAGAACACCGGGGCGCCGATCTCCGTGCCCGTCGGCCCGGGCATCCTCGGCCACCTCTACAACGTCCTCGGTGACCCGCTCGACGTGTCCCCGGAGGAGATCTCCCCCGACACCTACTGGCCGATCCACCGGGACCCGCCGCCCTTCGACGAGCTCGAGCCGCAGTCGAAGATGTTCGAGACCGGCATCAAGGTCATCGACCTCATCGAGCCCTACGTCGAGGGGGGCAAGATCGGCATGTTCGGCGGCGCCGGCGTGGGCAAGACCGTTGTCATCCAGGAGATGATCTACCGCGTCGCCGAGCAGCACGGCGGGGTGTCGATGTTCGCCGGCGTGGGTGAGCGCACCCGCGAAGGCAACGACCTCATGCTCGAGATGCAGGAGAGCGGCGTGCTCGAGAAGGCCGCCCTCGTGTTCGGGCAGATGGACGAGCCGCCGGGCGTGCGCCTGCGGGTCGCCCTGTCCGCGCTCACCATGGCGGAGTACTTCCGCGACGAGGAGCGCCAGGACGTCCTGCTGTTCATCGACAACATCTTCCGCTTCGTGCAGGCCGGCTCGGAGGTGTCCACGCTGCTCGGCCGGATGCCCTCGGCGGTGGGCTACCAGCCCACCCTCGCCAACGAGATGGGCATCTTGCAGGAGCGCATCACCTCGACCAAGGGCCGGTCGGTCACGAGCCTACAGGCCGTGTACGTGCCCGCCGACGACATCACCGACCCCGCCCCGCACGCCACCTTCGCCCACCTCGACGCGCAGACGGTGCTGTCGCGGTCGATCACCGAGCTCGGGATCTACCCGGCGGTGGACCCGCTCGACTCGAACTCGCGCATCCTCGACCCCCAGGTCGTCGGCCAGCGCCACTATGACGTGGCGACGCAGGTGCAGGAGACGCTGCAGCGCTACAAGGACCTGCAGGACATCATCGCCATTCTCGGCATGGACGAGCTCAGCGAGGACGACAAGGTGACCGTCACTCGCGCCCGCCGGCTGCAGCGCTTCATGTCGCAGCCGTTCTTCGTGGGCGAGCAGTTCACCGGCCGTCCTGGCAAGTACGTGGACCTCAAGGAGACCGTCCGCGGCTTCGCCGAGATCCTCGAGGGAAAGCACGACGCGCTTCCCGAGCAGGCCTTCTTCATGGCCGGCCCGATCGAGGACGTCGTCGAGAACGCGGAGAAGATGGGCTGACCGATGCCGCTTCAGCTCGAGATTGTCAGTCCGGAGCGACTTGCGTACACCGACGAGGTCGACATGGTCGTCGTGCCCGGCATCGACGGCCAGCTCGGCATCCTGCCGAACCACACGCGCCTCATCAGCGCGCTCGGCATCGGCGAGCTGCGGATCAAGAAGGGCGGCACCGAGCAGACCCTGCTCATCTCCGGCGGCTTCGTCGAGGTCCGGCCGGACAAGGTGATCGTCATGGCCGACCTCGCCGAGCACTCCGACGAGATCGACGAGGCTCGTGCCGCCGAGGCGCGTCGCCAGGCCGAGCAGGAGCTCGAGTCGGCGAAGGACCCGGTCGACCTGGCCCGCGTCCGTGCGGCCCTCCAGACGGCGCTCATGCGCGAGCGGATCGCCACCCGCCGCCGCACGCGCGGCTGAGTTCCGCCGATCTATCGGGCTGGGCGACGCATGGCGGGTTCTCGCGCTGCGTTTGGACCGATACATCGGGCAATCCAGCGCATGAACCGCGGGCGACGCCGTCTCCCGTGCTTCTCGGCCCGATGCATCGGGCAGCCTGCGCGCGAGCAAGCCCCCGTGCGCCCCTCGGCCCGATCCATCAGCACCGCTGACCCGTGCTGACCTGCGAACACTGCGGAACGAGGATGCCGCAGCTTCCGGTGAGGATCGAGGTCGTCCGCGAGACCGGGCCCATCGGGCTTCCGAGCGATCCCAGGCACGGGGAGACGGTGAACTTCACCCGGCCGTATCGGTTCTGCTCGGCGGAGCACCTGTACGCCTGGGTGCGCGAACAGCAGATGATGATCTGCAACCGCCAGCCGACCCCCTTCGAGGACGGCATGCAGCCGTACCTGCCGAGCCGGCACATGGGCGGTCGGGTGGGACTGTGCGACGGCCATCACACCGGCGCCCACGAGTGGAAGGAAGCGTGGCCGGGGTGAGCCGCCGATGGTCCCGTTGCCCGCGGTCCACACCGGC comes from Egibacteraceae bacterium and encodes:
- the atpD gene encoding F0F1 ATP synthase subunit beta; this encodes MTDTATPPQDTDLEDGRILTVVGPVIDVEFPPGALPPIYTALKFDRTVEGAKQTLTAEIAGHIGDRVARAIVMQPTDGVVRGTKVKNTGAPISVPVGPGILGHLYNVLGDPLDVSPEEISPDTYWPIHRDPPPFDELEPQSKMFETGIKVIDLIEPYVEGGKIGMFGGAGVGKTVVIQEMIYRVAEQHGGVSMFAGVGERTREGNDLMLEMQESGVLEKAALVFGQMDEPPGVRLRVALSALTMAEYFRDEERQDVLLFIDNIFRFVQAGSEVSTLLGRMPSAVGYQPTLANEMGILQERITSTKGRSVTSLQAVYVPADDITDPAPHATFAHLDAQTVLSRSITELGIYPAVDPLDSNSRILDPQVVGQRHYDVATQVQETLQRYKDLQDIIAILGMDELSEDDKVTVTRARRLQRFMSQPFFVGEQFTGRPGKYVDLKETVRGFAEILEGKHDALPEQAFFMAGPIEDVVENAEKMG
- a CDS encoding F0F1 ATP synthase subunit epsilon encodes the protein MPLQLEIVSPERLAYTDEVDMVVVPGIDGQLGILPNHTRLISALGIGELRIKKGGTEQTLLISGGFVEVRPDKVIVMADLAEHSDEIDEARAAEARRQAEQELESAKDPVDLARVRAALQTALMRERIATRRRTRG